One genomic segment of Amycolatopsis granulosa includes these proteins:
- a CDS encoding gas vesicle protein GvpG, which yields MGLLSGILGLPLLPVRGVISLGELIRRRVDEEIAAPASIRRELEEAEEKRAAGEISAEEEAAIQQQVLRRLDVSEASEER from the coding sequence ATGGGTCTGCTGTCCGGGATCCTCGGCCTGCCGTTGCTGCCGGTGCGCGGCGTGATCTCGCTCGGCGAGCTGATCCGCCGCCGGGTCGACGAGGAGATCGCGGCACCGGCTTCGATCCGCCGGGAACTGGAGGAGGCCGAGGAGAAACGCGCCGCCGGGGAGATCTCGGCGGAGGAGGAAGCCGCGATCCAGCAACAGGTGCTGCGGCGGCTGGACGTGTCGGAGGCGAGCGAAGAGAGGTGA
- a CDS encoding gas vesicle protein translates to MTEPVPATVADRPVSLVDLLDRVLAGGVVVSGEITLSIADVDLVHISLRTLLSSVSALVPAHD, encoded by the coding sequence ATGACCGAACCGGTTCCCGCGACCGTCGCCGACCGTCCGGTGTCGCTGGTCGACCTGCTCGACCGGGTGCTCGCCGGCGGGGTGGTGGTGTCGGGCGAGATCACCCTGTCCATCGCCGACGTCGACCTGGTGCACATCTCGCTGCGGACCCTGCTGTCCTCGGTGAGCGCGCTGGTGCCCGCCCATGACTGA
- the gvpJ gene encoding gas vesicle protein GvpJ codes for MTTAIQPSGGGGGGLGGPSSSSLADVIDTILDKGLVIDAYVRVSLVGIELLTVDARVVVASVDTYLRFAEAVNRLEISDTEQKGLPDLLEDVTSGGAKAKTRGALEAAGDKLRDILGEDQQQERAGRRKGGA; via the coding sequence ATGACGACAGCGATTCAGCCGTCCGGCGGTGGCGGCGGAGGTCTGGGCGGGCCCAGCTCCAGCAGCCTCGCCGACGTGATCGACACGATCCTGGACAAGGGCCTGGTCATCGACGCCTACGTGCGGGTGTCGCTGGTCGGGATCGAGCTGCTGACCGTCGACGCGCGCGTGGTGGTGGCCAGTGTGGACACCTACCTGCGGTTCGCCGAGGCGGTCAACCGGCTCGAGATCTCCGACACCGAGCAGAAGGGACTGCCCGACCTGCTGGAGGACGTGACCTCCGGTGGCGCGAAGGCGAAGACCCGGGGAGCGCTCGAAGCCGCCGGCGACAAGCTGCGGGACATCCTCGGTGAGGACCAGCAGCAGGAGCGCGCCGGGCGCCGGAAGGGCGGTGCGTAA
- a CDS encoding TetR/AcrR family transcriptional regulator, protein MGRSSSREQILDAYQEILIDSGSAAVTLDAVAARAGVSKGGLLYHFGSKDALLDGLLDRLLRLAAADVEYARTAPEGVVRYFLLTSVTDADMSKPAHRASVAALRLVGSEPKVTEAMVEVCRLWSELLAEHIDDPLTAEIVSLLGDGLYLRATLGGPAPQPVLDRLPETLRRLGLE, encoded by the coding sequence ATGGGACGGTCCTCATCACGGGAACAGATCCTGGACGCCTACCAGGAGATCCTCATCGACAGCGGCTCGGCCGCGGTGACGCTCGACGCCGTCGCCGCGCGCGCCGGCGTCTCCAAGGGCGGCCTGCTCTACCACTTCGGGTCCAAGGACGCGCTCCTGGACGGGCTCCTGGACCGGCTGCTGCGGCTCGCCGCCGCCGACGTCGAGTACGCGCGCACGGCACCCGAGGGCGTCGTGCGCTACTTCCTGCTCACCTCGGTGACCGACGCGGACATGTCCAAACCGGCCCACCGTGCCTCGGTCGCCGCGCTGCGGCTCGTGGGCAGCGAGCCGAAGGTCACCGAGGCGATGGTGGAAGTCTGCCGGCTGTGGTCGGAACTACTGGCCGAGCACATCGACGACCCGCTCACCGCCGAGATCGTCAGCCTGCTCGGCGACGGCCTCTACCTGCGCGCCACGCTCGGCGGGCCGGCCCCGCAACCGGTGCTCGACCGGCTCCCGGAGACGCTGCGGCGGCTCGGCCTGGAGTGA
- a CDS encoding DUF5829 family protein → MTTASRFRRALAVLALTVTGAAVVPAAGQADEDGRATQLLFYNHAYDVLDRPTADAIEHSAYLREFANFEVRTTSGGGSTWTGRYLKGRETYLELFGAGDLPGSDGQFGAAGMGLSSERVGGLATVRKRLQDQGITPVDYRQTRDFGDGVKVPWFDTVRSAPQYEAFDGWAMEYLPEYFADPRSGTEPGSSPDDVSRERYLPDAYRDHLMRDISAIRIGVTPQDLAIVVPVLKAGGFQVRTLSDGSVIATGGGTTIRYDAVPRAQAGLKEVVFTLNRTTPRHVEQIGRSTLVAGPGATAVWTFTGTA, encoded by the coding sequence ATGACCACTGCATCGCGTTTCCGGCGGGCGCTCGCCGTGCTCGCTCTCACCGTCACCGGGGCGGCCGTCGTGCCCGCGGCGGGCCAGGCGGACGAGGACGGCCGGGCGACGCAACTGCTCTTCTACAACCACGCCTACGACGTGCTCGACAGACCGACCGCGGACGCGATCGAGCACTCCGCCTACCTGCGTGAGTTCGCCAACTTCGAGGTCCGCACCACCAGCGGCGGCGGCTCGACCTGGACCGGCCGGTACCTCAAGGGGCGCGAGACCTACCTCGAGTTGTTCGGTGCCGGCGACCTGCCGGGTTCCGACGGCCAGTTCGGCGCGGCGGGCATGGGGTTGTCCAGCGAGCGCGTGGGCGGTCTGGCCACCGTGCGGAAGCGGCTGCAGGACCAGGGCATCACCCCGGTGGACTACCGGCAGACCCGCGACTTCGGCGACGGTGTGAAGGTGCCGTGGTTCGACACGGTGCGGAGCGCGCCCCAGTACGAGGCGTTCGACGGCTGGGCCATGGAGTACCTGCCGGAGTACTTCGCCGACCCGCGCAGCGGCACCGAACCCGGCAGCTCCCCGGATGACGTCAGCCGGGAGCGCTACCTCCCCGACGCCTACCGCGACCACCTGATGCGCGACATCTCCGCGATCCGCATCGGCGTCACCCCGCAAGACCTGGCCATCGTGGTGCCGGTGCTCAAGGCCGGTGGTTTCCAGGTGCGCACCCTGTCCGACGGCAGCGTCATCGCCACCGGCGGCGGCACCACCATCCGCTACGACGCGGTGCCGCGCGCCCAGGCCGGGCTGAAGGAGGTCGTGTTCACGCTCAACCGGACCACGCCGCGGCACGTCGAGCAGATCGGCCGGTCGACCCTCGTGGCCGGGCCGGGCGCCACCGCGGTCTGGACCTTCACCGGCACCGCCTGA
- a CDS encoding alpha-ketoacid dehydrogenase subunit beta: MSELPAVSVPPEVSAPPELSLQQALNLALRHACEDDDRVLVFGQDVGTLGGVFRVTDGLQDKFGEHRVFDTPLAESAIMGMAVGLAMHGWRPVPEIQFDGFSYPAIDQIVNQVARMHYRSRGVLNMPITLRLPSFGGIRAPEHHGESLEALFAHVPGLKVVSPAGASEGYHLLRQAIADPDPVIFLEPKSRYWHRESFDPTAEVAMPPAGTSRIARPGRHATLIAWGAMVARCLQVAELAAEDGVELEVLDLRWLKPIDADGLAASVARTRRAVVVHEAPLTAGLGAEVAALVTERCFADLRAPVQRVTGFDVPYPAGALEDEYLPTPDRILAAVQTTLEYRRG, encoded by the coding sequence ATGTCTGAGCTGCCCGCAGTGTCTGTGCCGCCGGAAGTGTCTGCGCCGCCCGAGCTGTCCCTGCAGCAGGCCCTCAACCTCGCCCTGCGCCACGCCTGCGAGGACGACGACCGGGTCCTGGTGTTCGGCCAGGACGTGGGCACGCTCGGCGGGGTGTTCCGGGTGACCGACGGGCTGCAGGACAAGTTCGGCGAGCACCGGGTGTTCGACACCCCGCTGGCCGAGTCGGCGATCATGGGCATGGCGGTCGGGCTCGCGATGCACGGCTGGCGGCCGGTGCCGGAAATCCAGTTCGACGGCTTCAGCTATCCCGCGATCGACCAGATCGTGAACCAGGTCGCGCGCATGCACTACCGCAGCCGCGGTGTGCTGAACATGCCGATCACGCTGCGCCTGCCCAGCTTCGGCGGCATCCGTGCCCCGGAGCACCACGGCGAGAGCCTGGAGGCGCTGTTCGCGCACGTGCCCGGGCTGAAGGTCGTGTCGCCCGCCGGCGCGAGCGAGGGGTACCACCTGCTCCGGCAGGCGATCGCCGATCCGGACCCGGTGATCTTCCTCGAACCGAAGTCCCGGTACTGGCACCGCGAGTCCTTCGACCCCACCGCCGAGGTGGCCATGCCGCCGGCCGGCACCAGCCGGATCGCGCGCCCCGGCCGGCATGCCACGCTCATCGCGTGGGGTGCGATGGTCGCCCGCTGCCTGCAGGTCGCCGAGCTCGCCGCGGAGGACGGCGTCGAACTCGAGGTGCTCGACCTGCGCTGGCTCAAGCCGATCGACGCCGACGGCCTGGCCGCCTCGGTAGCGCGCACCCGCCGCGCGGTGGTGGTGCACGAGGCACCGCTGACCGCCGGGCTCGGCGCCGAGGTCGCCGCGCTCGTCACCGAGCGCTGCTTCGCCGACCTGCGCGCCCCGGTGCAACGCGTCACCGGGTTCGACGTGCCCTACCCGGCCGGTGCCCTCGAGGACGAGTACCTGCCCACCCCGGACCGGATCCTGGCCGCCGTCCAGACCACTTTGGAGTACCGCCGTGGCTGA
- a CDS encoding GvpL/GvpF family gas vesicle protein translates to MADEPETQEQQQDRETVVYVYGMVPADVETDPEARGVGDPPAEIRAVKHDRVAALISEIPRDKPLGRPEDLTAHAALLDAAAAEVPVLPLRFGAVVADEDAVRTELLEENHDDFAAALDQLEGKAEYVIKARYVEQAILREILESDERLSQLREAIRGKPAEATRNERMALGEGIGNAIAARREADTAKVVDALSELGAQIAVREPTHEEDAVHVACLAETAKQSDLEDVVDRIAEEWSGRVDMRLLGPLAAYDFVVTQRPGA, encoded by the coding sequence ATGGCCGACGAGCCGGAGACCCAGGAGCAGCAGCAGGACCGGGAGACGGTCGTCTACGTGTACGGCATGGTGCCCGCGGACGTGGAGACCGATCCCGAGGCCCGCGGTGTGGGCGACCCGCCGGCCGAGATCAGGGCGGTCAAGCACGACCGCGTCGCCGCCCTGATCAGTGAGATCCCGCGCGACAAGCCGCTCGGGCGGCCGGAGGACCTCACCGCGCACGCCGCGCTGCTCGACGCGGCGGCCGCGGAGGTGCCGGTGCTGCCGTTGCGGTTCGGTGCGGTCGTCGCCGACGAGGACGCGGTGCGCACGGAACTGCTGGAGGAAAACCACGACGATTTCGCCGCGGCGCTCGACCAGCTCGAGGGCAAGGCCGAGTACGTCATCAAGGCCCGCTACGTGGAGCAGGCCATCCTCCGAGAGATCCTCGAGTCCGACGAACGGTTGTCCCAGCTGCGGGAGGCGATCCGGGGCAAGCCGGCGGAGGCCACCCGCAACGAGCGGATGGCGCTGGGCGAGGGGATCGGCAACGCCATCGCGGCCAGGCGCGAGGCCGACACCGCCAAGGTGGTCGACGCACTGTCCGAACTCGGCGCCCAGATCGCCGTCCGGGAGCCCACCCACGAGGAGGACGCCGTGCACGTCGCGTGTCTCGCCGAGACCGCGAAGCAGTCCGACCTGGAGGACGTGGTCGACCGCATCGCCGAGGAGTGGTCGGGCCGCGTCGACATGCGCCTGCTCGGGCCGCTCGCGGCGTACGACTTCGTCGTCACGCAGCGGCCGGGGGCGTAG
- a CDS encoding gas vesicle protein — protein MVAGQPAVTPGQSGPLTTGNHQSSNLGDILERVLDKGLVIAGDIRVNLLDIELLTIKLRLVIASLETAREVGINWWESDPWLSGDTTRLQNENRELRARVEELESGGSRAEIEDAVDDSDEPDE, from the coding sequence ATGGTCGCGGGACAGCCCGCCGTCACGCCGGGACAGAGCGGCCCGCTCACCACCGGCAACCACCAGTCCAGCAACCTCGGCGACATCCTGGAGCGCGTGCTCGACAAGGGGCTGGTGATCGCCGGCGACATCCGCGTCAACCTGCTCGACATCGAGCTGCTGACCATCAAGCTGCGCCTGGTGATCGCCTCCCTGGAGACCGCCAGGGAAGTCGGGATCAACTGGTGGGAGAGCGACCCCTGGCTCTCCGGCGACACCACCCGGCTGCAGAACGAGAACCGCGAGCTGCGTGCCCGGGTCGAGGAACTGGAATCCGGCGGGAGCCGGGCCGAGATCGAGGATGCGGTGGATGACTCGGATGAGCCGGATGAGTGA
- a CDS encoding SDR family NAD(P)-dependent oxidoreductase yields the protein MSRIVLVTGGGNGIGKAVAARFRAAGDTVVITGRNSARLDRAATEIGARPILCDATVPEQVARMADELGPELDVLVNMAGGNTDLLDPGTGGGALDRTAAAWRANLDANLLSAVLTTTAVREKLRPGGSIVNIGSIGAEYAASSYGAAKAALAAWTAGLSSETGPNGVTANLVAPGYIAGTGFFHGKLGEDRRAALIAATHNGRAGDPADIAETVYFLASPGARHITGQTLHVNGGAHTTR from the coding sequence ATGAGTCGGATCGTGCTGGTTACCGGCGGCGGGAACGGCATCGGCAAGGCCGTCGCAGCCCGGTTCCGCGCGGCCGGGGACACCGTGGTCATCACCGGGCGCAACAGTGCTCGGCTGGACCGCGCCGCGACCGAGATCGGCGCCCGGCCGATCCTCTGCGATGCCACCGTGCCCGAACAGGTGGCGCGGATGGCCGACGAGCTCGGCCCGGAACTGGACGTGCTGGTCAACATGGCGGGCGGCAACACCGACCTCCTCGACCCGGGCACCGGAGGCGGCGCGCTGGACCGGACGGCGGCCGCGTGGCGGGCGAACCTGGACGCGAACCTGCTCAGCGCCGTGCTCACCACCACGGCCGTGCGGGAGAAGCTGCGGCCCGGCGGCTCGATCGTCAACATCGGGTCCATCGGCGCCGAGTACGCCGCATCGTCCTACGGCGCGGCGAAGGCGGCGCTGGCGGCGTGGACCGCGGGCCTGTCGTCGGAGACCGGACCGAACGGCGTGACGGCCAACCTGGTCGCGCCCGGCTACATCGCCGGCACCGGCTTCTTCCACGGCAAACTCGGCGAGGACCGGCGGGCGGCCCTGATCGCGGCGACGCACAACGGGCGGGCCGGGGACCCCGCCGACATCGCCGAGACGGTGTACTTCCTGGCCTCGCCCGGCGCGCGGCACATCACCGGGCAGACGCTGCACGTCAACGGGGGTGCCCACACCACCCGGTGA
- a CDS encoding gas vesicle protein → MAPRDEAGDGVLSAGEAASRAMAHAGELITSNPAVVTSVEPTEDGWLVEVEVLEDRRIPSSADMLALYELELGADGELLAYRRTKRYSRGRAGSGSGVS, encoded by the coding sequence ATGGCTCCACGCGACGAAGCCGGTGACGGCGTCCTGTCGGCGGGGGAGGCGGCGTCCCGGGCGATGGCCCACGCCGGCGAGTTGATCACGAGTAATCCGGCGGTAGTCACCTCGGTCGAGCCCACCGAGGACGGCTGGCTCGTCGAGGTCGAGGTGCTGGAGGACCGGCGCATCCCGTCGTCGGCCGACATGCTCGCGCTCTACGAGCTGGAACTCGGCGCCGACGGTGAACTGCTCGCCTACCGGCGCACGAAACGCTATTCCCGGGGCCGGGCCGGCAGCGGAAGCGGGGTGTCCTGA
- a CDS encoding gas vesicle protein K, with protein MTEPVKRRVDSDPESVERGLVSLVLTVVELLRQLMEKQALRRVDRGDLSEDQVEAIGLTLMRLEERMDELCEHFGLSPEELNIDLGPLGPLLSERR; from the coding sequence ATGACTGAGCCCGTGAAGCGCCGCGTGGACAGCGACCCGGAGTCCGTGGAACGGGGCCTGGTCAGCCTCGTGCTGACGGTGGTGGAGCTGCTGCGCCAGCTCATGGAGAAGCAGGCGCTGCGCCGGGTGGACCGCGGCGACCTGAGCGAGGACCAGGTCGAGGCGATCGGTCTGACGCTCATGCGGCTGGAGGAGCGCATGGACGAACTGTGCGAGCATTTCGGACTGTCCCCGGAGGAGCTGAACATCGATCTCGGACCGCTCGGGCCGTTGCTGTCCGAACGGCGGTGA
- a CDS encoding MarR family winged helix-turn-helix transcriptional regulator, with protein MPEDAGAEGYPMADILRWPAGDIAAAWRRELPGVRTESIEVITPVWRIAKLLADDRRRTLAELGIDASTLDLLSVIRRAGPPYELTTREITRRTLVTPGAVSQRVARAEEAGLVARAPSAASRRAVAVRLTDAGHRLVETTVRRLLAHEADLIGGLEPGERAALTALLARLEETLQPPAR; from the coding sequence GTGCCGGAGGACGCCGGTGCCGAGGGCTACCCGATGGCGGACATCCTGCGGTGGCCCGCCGGGGACATCGCCGCGGCGTGGCGGCGCGAACTGCCCGGGGTGCGCACGGAGTCGATCGAGGTCATCACCCCGGTGTGGCGGATCGCGAAGCTGCTCGCCGACGACCGGCGGCGCACCCTGGCCGAACTGGGGATCGATGCGTCCACATTGGACTTGCTGAGCGTGATCCGCCGGGCGGGGCCACCGTATGAGCTCACCACCCGCGAGATCACCCGGCGCACCCTGGTCACGCCCGGCGCGGTCTCCCAGCGGGTGGCCCGGGCCGAGGAGGCCGGGCTGGTGGCGCGGGCGCCGTCGGCGGCGTCCCGTCGCGCCGTCGCGGTCCGGCTCACCGACGCCGGTCACCGGCTCGTCGAGACCACGGTGCGCCGGCTGCTGGCACACGAGGCCGACCTCATCGGCGGCCTCGAGCCGGGCGAGCGGGCCGCGCTCACGGCACTGCTCGCCCGGCTCGAGGAGACGCTCCAGCCGCCGGCGCGGTGA
- a CDS encoding thiamine pyrophosphate-dependent enzyme → MQERDPRSLRELHRLMLVARRLDEEAIALQRQGVLPGYAPAQGQEAAQVGSAAALDPARDFAFPGYRDLGAAVALGVDLVAYLATHLGIWHGGLYDPLASRLAPFNAVVGGPVTHAVGWAMGAKLDGTGGAAITYFGDGASSQGDVHEAMNFAGVYRLPVIFFCQNNGWAISVPTGRQVAGGSVAARAAGYGIEGHRVDGNDVVAVFEATRAALDRARDGGGPTVIEAMTYRMGPHSTSDDPGRYRALADERAWAARDPLTRAAAQLPADAVAAAEEHAAAVVREVAEGLRTLGAPPADELFSFVYREPTKALLEQQRAWKETLDV, encoded by the coding sequence ATGCAGGAACGTGATCCCCGCAGTCTCCGGGAGCTCCACCGGCTGATGCTGGTGGCGCGCCGCCTCGACGAAGAGGCCATCGCGCTGCAGCGCCAGGGCGTGCTGCCCGGCTACGCACCCGCCCAGGGGCAGGAGGCCGCCCAGGTGGGCAGCGCGGCGGCACTGGACCCGGCCCGCGACTTCGCCTTCCCCGGCTACCGCGACCTCGGCGCCGCGGTCGCGCTGGGCGTCGACCTCGTCGCCTACCTGGCGACCCACCTCGGTATCTGGCACGGCGGCCTCTACGACCCGCTGGCGTCCCGGCTGGCGCCGTTCAACGCGGTCGTCGGCGGCCCGGTGACGCACGCGGTGGGCTGGGCCATGGGTGCCAAGCTGGACGGCACCGGCGGCGCCGCGATCACCTACTTCGGCGACGGCGCCAGCTCCCAGGGCGACGTGCACGAGGCGATGAACTTCGCCGGGGTCTACCGGCTGCCGGTGATCTTCTTCTGCCAGAACAACGGCTGGGCGATCTCGGTGCCCACCGGGCGCCAGGTCGCCGGCGGCTCGGTGGCCGCCCGCGCGGCCGGGTACGGGATCGAGGGACACCGCGTGGACGGCAACGACGTGGTCGCCGTGTTCGAGGCGACCCGCGCGGCGCTGGACCGCGCCCGCGACGGCGGCGGCCCGACGGTGATCGAGGCGATGACCTACCGGATGGGGCCGCACTCCACTTCGGACGACCCGGGCCGCTACCGCGCGCTCGCCGACGAGCGGGCCTGGGCCGCCCGCGACCCGCTGACCCGCGCCGCCGCGCAGCTTCCCGCCGACGCGGTCGCGGCCGCCGAGGAGCACGCCGCCGCGGTCGTGCGCGAGGTCGCGGAGGGCCTGCGCACGCTCGGCGCGCCCCCGGCCGACGAGCTCTTCTCGTTCGTCTACCGCGAGCCCACCAAGGCCCTGCTGGAGCAGCAGCGGGCGTGGAAGGAGACCCTCGATGTCTGA
- a CDS encoding GvpL/GvpF family gas vesicle protein, translating to MSEQRGVWLYAVTREAGGGGQRGVAGEPVRTVEASGLVAVVGDVPLDTFGEQALHRNLEDLDWLGAVARAHDAVIGAVARTGPVVPIRLATVYHDDDGVRGVLEERAEEFGRTLDRVAGRTEWGVKAFVDVPPPVPRTEEAPSRRGAGAAYLARRRAERDTQAEAERLAVEQAGKVHFRLTGLATAARTHPPQSKELSGHGGQMVLNAAYLVDDDRSRSFAEAVAACDQDSPAVRVQLTGPWPPYSFADWEDR from the coding sequence ATGAGTGAGCAACGGGGTGTCTGGCTCTACGCCGTGACCCGGGAAGCGGGCGGCGGCGGGCAGCGCGGCGTCGCCGGCGAACCCGTGCGCACGGTCGAGGCGAGCGGGCTGGTGGCCGTCGTCGGCGACGTGCCGCTGGACACGTTCGGCGAACAGGCCCTGCACCGCAACCTCGAGGACCTGGACTGGCTCGGCGCCGTCGCGCGTGCGCACGACGCGGTGATCGGGGCGGTGGCGCGGACCGGGCCGGTGGTGCCGATCCGGCTCGCGACCGTGTACCACGACGACGACGGGGTGCGCGGTGTGCTCGAGGAGCGCGCGGAGGAGTTCGGGCGCACGCTGGACCGCGTCGCCGGGCGCACGGAGTGGGGGGTGAAGGCGTTCGTGGACGTGCCGCCGCCCGTTCCGCGGACCGAGGAGGCGCCGTCCCGGCGAGGGGCCGGGGCGGCGTACCTCGCGCGCCGCCGCGCCGAACGGGACACCCAGGCCGAGGCCGAGCGGCTCGCCGTCGAACAGGCCGGGAAGGTCCACTTCAGACTGACCGGTCTGGCCACCGCCGCGCGCACCCATCCGCCGCAGAGCAAGGAACTGTCCGGGCACGGCGGGCAGATGGTGCTCAACGCCGCCTACCTCGTCGACGACGACCGGTCGCGCTCGTTCGCCGAGGCGGTCGCCGCGTGCGACCAGGACAGTCCCGCGGTCCGCGTGCAGCTGACCGGCCCGTGGCCGCCGTACTCCTTCGCCGATTGGGAGGATCGATGA
- a CDS encoding MFS transporter → MAGGRRDWLALAVLVLPVLLLSVDMTVLGFALPYLSEDLGPTAAEQLWIVDIYSFVLGGLLVLMGTLGDRIGRRRLLLSGAVAFGAASALAAFAAGPGLLIAARALLGVGGATLMPSTLGLIRTIFTDPGRRRTAIAVWGAGFSGGMALGPVLGGWLLEHFWWGSVFLINVPVMLVLLVVGPILLPEARDPRPGRFDPVSALLSLAAILPVVYGIKRFAQQGPDALGALGVVAGVLLGVVFVRRQRALEDPMLDLRLFRDRRFSASLLTNMLGVFSLVGLLVLLPQHLQLVLGRSPVVAALWLLPTTAAGILGAFAAARLARHVPVRWLVGGGLLAAAAGFGVLVATGLDTGPGVLVAALTLVGFGVSVSETLTNDLIVTAAPVERAGAASAISETGFELGGALGTAVLGSIAAAVYRSGLPAGAGEAARETLGGAVATAAALPPAQADTLLSAAKTAFVHGLQVSAVAGAVLLTYTAVQAMVLLRRPAAGAEPAPERRPAGVPR, encoded by the coding sequence ATGGCCGGGGGACGCCGGGACTGGCTCGCGCTCGCGGTGCTGGTGCTGCCGGTGCTGCTGCTGAGCGTGGACATGACGGTACTCGGGTTCGCGCTGCCGTACCTGAGCGAGGACCTCGGCCCGACCGCCGCCGAGCAGCTGTGGATCGTGGACATCTACTCGTTCGTGCTCGGCGGGCTGCTGGTGCTGATGGGCACGCTGGGCGACCGGATCGGCCGGCGGCGGCTGCTGCTCTCCGGTGCGGTCGCGTTCGGCGCGGCCTCGGCGCTCGCGGCCTTCGCGGCCGGCCCGGGCCTGCTCATCGCGGCGCGGGCACTGCTCGGCGTGGGCGGCGCCACGCTGATGCCCTCGACGCTCGGCCTGATCCGCACGATCTTCACCGACCCCGGCCGGCGGCGGACCGCGATCGCCGTGTGGGGCGCCGGGTTCTCCGGGGGGATGGCGCTGGGCCCGGTGCTCGGCGGCTGGCTGCTGGAGCACTTCTGGTGGGGCTCGGTGTTCCTGATCAACGTGCCGGTGATGCTGGTGCTGCTGGTCGTGGGGCCGATCCTGCTGCCGGAGGCCCGGGATCCGCGGCCGGGCCGCTTCGACCCGGTGTCCGCGCTGCTGTCGCTGGCCGCGATCCTGCCGGTTGTCTACGGCATCAAGCGGTTCGCCCAGCAGGGTCCCGACGCGCTCGGCGCGCTGGGTGTGGTGGCCGGCGTGCTGCTCGGCGTGGTGTTCGTGCGCCGGCAACGCGCGCTGGAGGATCCGATGCTGGATCTGCGGCTGTTCCGCGACCGCCGGTTCAGCGCGTCGCTGCTGACGAACATGCTCGGCGTGTTCTCGCTGGTCGGGCTGCTGGTCCTGCTGCCACAGCACCTCCAGCTGGTGCTCGGCAGGTCGCCGGTGGTCGCGGCACTGTGGCTGCTGCCCACCACGGCGGCCGGGATCCTGGGCGCGTTCGCCGCCGCCCGGCTGGCCCGGCACGTGCCGGTGCGATGGCTGGTCGGTGGCGGGCTGCTCGCCGCGGCCGCCGGGTTCGGGGTGCTCGTGGCGACCGGCCTGGACACCGGGCCGGGGGTGCTCGTCGCCGCGCTCACGCTGGTCGGGTTCGGCGTGTCGGTGTCCGAGACGCTCACCAACGACCTGATCGTCACCGCGGCCCCGGTCGAGCGCGCCGGTGCCGCCTCCGCGATCTCGGAGACCGGGTTCGAACTCGGTGGCGCGCTCGGCACCGCGGTGCTGGGCAGCATCGCCGCGGCCGTCTACCGGTCCGGTCTGCCGGCCGGGGCGGGGGAGGCGGCCCGGGAGACTCTCGGCGGCGCGGTCGCCACGGCCGCCGCGCTGCCGCCCGCGCAGGCGGACACCCTGCTGTCTGCCGCCAAGACGGCGTTCGTGCACGGGCTCCAGGTCAGCGCGGTGGCCGGGGCCGTCCTGCTCACCTACACCGCGGTGCAGGCGATGGTGCTGCTGCGCCGCCCGGCGGCCGGCGCGGAACCCGCCCCGGAGCGGCGTCCGGCCGGGGTTCCGCGCTGA